A stretch of the Pirellulales bacterium genome encodes the following:
- a CDS encoding M48 family metallopeptidase, with protein sequence MSVSRTPGDSHPAEGPTVTPTAAAGVTLPTDGMVVEAPSEMTAEQLAEAQQYGRWQLALDLADSVADLLFLGLFAFLAAVPLDAWLAERIPAPFPRLIALYAIMMGLHECVSFPLAWYSGYVVEHRFGLSRQTFGQWFARHAKRFSLAAGFGAVMVVALYSLFWFVGAWWWAAAAIGFFLVSVVLGQLAPVLILPLFYKIERLDNPELANRFAPLAAESGLSIEGVYRMILSDETAKANAMLAGLGRTRRVLLGDTLLEGFSLDEIQVVFAHEIGHHVFRHIPKLMALGFVFSLAGFWFCDRVLALWIGTSEYDPRTMPVYALPMLMFALSIFSLVLGPLQNVTSRRFERQCDRFALVKTGLRDAYISAFRKLSKLNKDDPAPPRLAVALFHSHPPIGERIAIAEE encoded by the coding sequence ATGTCGGTTTCTAGAACGCCCGGTGATTCGCACCCAGCGGAAGGACCCACGGTAACGCCGACGGCGGCCGCGGGTGTTACCCTGCCGACCGATGGCATGGTGGTCGAAGCGCCGTCGGAAATGACCGCCGAGCAGTTGGCCGAGGCGCAGCAGTACGGCCGCTGGCAACTGGCGCTCGATCTGGCGGATTCCGTGGCGGATCTCCTGTTCTTAGGACTATTTGCTTTTTTGGCGGCCGTGCCGCTCGATGCCTGGCTGGCTGAGCGAATTCCCGCGCCGTTTCCCCGACTGATCGCGCTGTACGCGATCATGATGGGGCTGCACGAATGCGTTTCGTTTCCGCTGGCCTGGTACTCGGGCTATGTGGTCGAGCATCGCTTTGGCCTCAGCCGGCAAACGTTTGGCCAATGGTTCGCCCGGCATGCCAAGCGTTTTTCGCTGGCGGCTGGCTTTGGCGCCGTGATGGTGGTCGCGCTGTACTCGCTGTTCTGGTTCGTCGGCGCCTGGTGGTGGGCGGCCGCGGCGATCGGGTTCTTCCTGGTGAGCGTCGTGCTCGGGCAACTCGCGCCGGTATTGATTCTGCCGCTCTTTTACAAGATCGAGCGGCTCGACAATCCGGAGCTTGCCAATCGTTTTGCTCCCTTGGCCGCGGAATCAGGACTGTCGATCGAAGGCGTATACCGCATGATCCTCAGCGACGAAACCGCCAAGGCGAACGCCATGCTCGCCGGGCTGGGGCGCACGCGCCGCGTGCTCTTGGGCGACACGCTGCTTGAGGGCTTTTCGCTCGACGAGATCCAGGTCGTTTTCGCCCACGAGATCGGCCACCACGTGTTTCGACACATTCCGAAATTGATGGCCCTGGGATTTGTCTTCAGCCTGGCGGGATTCTGGTTCTGTGATCGGGTGCTGGCCTTGTGGATCGGCACGAGCGAATACGATCCGCGGACGATGCCTGTCTACGCCTTGCCGATGTTGATGTTCGCCCTGAGTATCTTTTCCTTGGTGCTGGGACCGCTGCAGAACGTGACGAGCCGGCGTTTCGAGCGGCAATGCGATCGCTTTGCTCTCGTGAAAACGGGGCTGCGGGATGCGTACATCTCGGCATTTCGCAAGCTGTCAAAATTGAATAAGGACGATCCTGCGCCGCCGCGCCTGGCTGTCGCGCTTTTTCACAGCCATCCTCCGATCGGCGAACGGATCGCCATCGCCGAGGAGTGA
- a CDS encoding aldo/keto reductase, whose translation MQYVRLGSTGLKVSRLCLGTMTYGSKRWREWVLEEEESRPFLRRALELGINFFDTADMYSLGVSEEILGRALRDFGPPRDKVVIGTKVFNAMGDAPNDRGLSRKHIMHSIDDSLRRLGTDYVDLYQIHRFDYETPIEETLAALDAVVKSGKALYIGASSMFAWQFAKMLYTSDRLRLARFVTMQNHYNLVYREEEREMLPLCVEEGIGVIPWSPLARGFLTGNRRKEDFGDTVRAKTDDYGHKLYYRPSDFQVVDRVSQIAARRGVSNAQVALSWLLAQPVVTAPIIGASKMHHLEDAVAALDVKLDADELKALAEPYEVHPILGHS comes from the coding sequence ATGCAGTACGTGCGGTTGGGATCGACGGGCTTGAAAGTCTCGCGCTTGTGCCTGGGCACGATGACCTACGGCAGCAAACGATGGCGCGAGTGGGTGCTCGAGGAAGAAGAATCCCGGCCCTTTCTGCGCCGCGCGCTGGAGCTGGGTATCAACTTCTTCGACACGGCCGACATGTACTCCCTGGGCGTGAGCGAAGAAATCCTGGGGCGGGCCTTGCGCGATTTCGGCCCACCGCGCGACAAAGTCGTCATCGGCACCAAAGTCTTCAATGCCATGGGCGATGCGCCGAATGATCGCGGCCTGTCGCGGAAGCACATCATGCATTCGATCGACGACAGCCTGCGACGGCTCGGCACCGATTACGTCGACCTGTACCAGATTCACCGCTTCGACTATGAAACGCCGATCGAGGAAACGCTCGCGGCGCTCGACGCCGTGGTCAAGTCGGGCAAGGCGCTGTACATCGGCGCGTCATCGATGTTCGCCTGGCAATTCGCCAAGATGTTGTACACGTCCGACCGCTTGCGACTCGCCCGTTTCGTCACGATGCAGAACCATTACAACCTGGTTTATCGCGAAGAGGAGCGCGAGATGCTCCCGTTGTGCGTCGAGGAAGGAATCGGCGTGATTCCCTGGAGCCCGCTCGCGCGCGGGTTCCTGACGGGCAATCGGCGGAAAGAGGATTTTGGCGACACGGTCCGCGCAAAAACCGACGACTACGGTCACAAGCTCTATTACCGGCCTTCCGATTTTCAAGTCGTCGACCGAGTCAGCCAGATCGCGGCCCGGCGCGGCGTATCGAATGCACAAGTGGCACTGTCGTGGCTGCTCGCCCAGCCGGTCGTCACCGCGCCGATCATCGGCGCGAGCAAGATGCACCATCTCGAAGACGCGGTGGCCGCTCTCGACGTCAAGCTAGACGCCGACGAGCTGAAGGCATTGGCCGAGCCGTACGAGGTTCACCCAATTCTTGGGCATTCTTAG
- a CDS encoding PAS domain S-box protein, producing MSRSRIVLRDLLVAALATAAMLLLRRYVVVPWLDLRSPYLPLMAAVALSAWNAGMRAGLMATTLGAISVAVMLSRRFEAADVSPQFFLVLAIFVGVGTFLSWLIENARAARARMATRQLQLETEIAVRERAEAAARAQREQLAVEIERRAAAEIALREREERIRMAVESAAIGTWDFNPITGERTWSERTKTMFGLAPDTDVTHINFLDRIHPEDRERAQVAVEKALDPRGDGRYEIDCRLLRPDDSVGWFIVKGQAFFQGDGEQRRPARFIGTVIEITERKKTEQALRQAEERFRKLTTYAPVGIFFSDAEGRCQFVNDAWCEIAGGSADEAMGDGWTKFLHPHDRERVVAEWADAARNHRNATSEFRFLNKTTGVRWVAASVLALFDDAESVTGFVGTIVDMTDRKVIEDVIRADEARLRSILDNSPDIISLKDLEGRYVQVNRRWEELYGVSNEQILGKTNYDLLNMTRSSHMTPTIADQFAEIDRQVIASRGPVAFEDPIPDGQDQRVFATVKFPITDPNGLVTGVGGATTDITERRRALDSLKAEQELLRRTLEEQDRERQLIVYAVHDGLIQYAAGALMQLQSLELPAQNQAGRELVDSVAADLRRAVNEGRQLINGIRTPVLDDLGVVAALEQLIEEEDRAHVQVEFVKDDFLERIDPKAEEALFRIAQEALTNIRKHSQAKRVRVEVTRRGDLVHLEVRDWGVGFTTNNNAHGTHGLQSMAERARFAGGHFQLKSAPGEGTQVMVDLPFVPRF from the coding sequence ATGAGTCGATCTCGAATTGTCTTACGTGACCTGCTGGTCGCAGCGCTGGCCACGGCCGCGATGCTGCTGTTGCGGCGGTACGTGGTTGTCCCATGGCTCGACTTGCGCAGCCCCTATCTGCCCCTTATGGCTGCGGTTGCGCTCAGCGCCTGGAATGCCGGCATGCGAGCCGGCTTGATGGCCACGACGCTCGGGGCCATATCCGTGGCAGTGATGCTTAGCAGGCGTTTTGAAGCCGCGGATGTTTCGCCTCAATTCTTCTTGGTGCTGGCGATCTTTGTCGGCGTCGGCACTTTCCTAAGCTGGCTGATCGAAAACGCGCGTGCCGCCCGTGCGCGCATGGCCACCCGGCAACTGCAACTGGAAACCGAGATCGCCGTGCGCGAACGGGCCGAGGCGGCCGCACGGGCGCAGCGCGAACAACTTGCCGTCGAGATCGAACGCCGCGCCGCGGCCGAAATCGCCCTGCGCGAGCGGGAAGAGCGAATTCGCATGGCCGTCGAATCGGCGGCGATCGGCACCTGGGACTTTAATCCGATCACGGGCGAGCGCACCTGGTCCGAGCGCACCAAGACGATGTTCGGACTGGCGCCCGACACAGATGTCACGCACATCAATTTTCTGGATCGCATTCACCCGGAAGATCGTGAGCGGGCGCAAGTTGCCGTCGAAAAAGCGCTCGATCCCCGCGGCGACGGCCGCTACGAGATCGATTGCCGGCTGCTGCGGCCCGACGATTCGGTGGGCTGGTTCATCGTCAAGGGCCAGGCGTTCTTCCAGGGAGACGGAGAGCAGCGCAGGCCCGCGCGTTTCATCGGCACGGTGATCGAGATCACCGAGCGCAAGAAAACGGAGCAGGCCCTGCGTCAGGCCGAGGAACGCTTTCGCAAGCTGACCACTTACGCGCCGGTTGGTATCTTCTTTTCCGATGCCGAGGGACGTTGCCAGTTCGTCAATGACGCCTGGTGTGAAATCGCCGGCGGAAGCGCCGACGAGGCCATGGGGGATGGCTGGACGAAATTCCTGCATCCGCATGACCGAGAGCGCGTCGTTGCCGAATGGGCTGACGCGGCCCGCAATCACAGGAACGCGACGTCCGAATTCCGCTTTCTCAACAAAACGACCGGCGTGCGTTGGGTGGCCGCCTCGGTGCTTGCGTTGTTTGACGACGCCGAGAGCGTGACTGGTTTTGTGGGTACGATCGTCGACATGACCGATCGCAAGGTCATCGAAGATGTGATCCGCGCCGACGAAGCTCGTCTGCGGTCGATTCTCGATAACTCCCCCGACATCATCTCTCTGAAGGACCTCGAAGGGCGATACGTGCAAGTGAATCGGCGCTGGGAGGAACTCTACGGGGTCAGCAACGAGCAGATCCTTGGCAAGACGAACTACGATCTGCTCAACATGACGCGCTCGAGTCACATGACGCCCACGATCGCCGACCAATTCGCGGAAATCGATCGGCAAGTCATTGCCTCGCGCGGTCCGGTCGCGTTCGAAGACCCGATCCCGGACGGTCAAGATCAACGCGTCTTCGCCACCGTGAAGTTTCCCATTACCGATCCAAACGGGCTGGTGACCGGGGTGGGCGGAGCCACGACCGATATCACCGAGCGCCGTCGCGCGCTCGATTCGCTCAAAGCCGAGCAGGAATTACTGCGCCGCACCTTGGAAGAGCAGGATCGCGAGCGGCAACTGATCGTGTACGCGGTGCACGATGGATTGATCCAATACGCCGCCGGCGCGCTCATGCAATTGCAATCGCTCGAGTTGCCCGCCCAAAATCAGGCGGGGCGGGAACTCGTCGATAGCGTGGCCGCCGACCTGCGACGCGCCGTCAACGAGGGCCGCCAACTGATCAACGGCATTCGCACGCCGGTGCTCGACGATCTGGGAGTCGTGGCCGCTCTGGAGCAACTCATCGAGGAAGAAGACCGGGCCCACGTGCAGGTGGAATTCGTCAAGGACGATTTCCTGGAACGCATCGACCCCAAGGCCGAGGAGGCGCTCTTCCGCATCGCGCAAGAAGCCCTGACCAATATTCGCAAGCACAGCCAGGCGAAGAGGGTTCGCGTCGAGGTCACGCGGCGCGGCGATCTCGTACACCTGGAAGTGCGCGATTGGGGCGTGGGCTTCACGACGAACAACAACGCCCACGGGACGCACGGCCTGCAAAGCATGGCCGAGCGCGCTCGTTTCGCCGGCGGTCACTTCCAATTGAAAAGCGCCCCCGGAGAAGGGACGCAGGTGATGGTCGACTTGCCCTTCGTGCCTCGCTTTTGA
- a CDS encoding glycoside hydrolase family 16 protein: protein MRCLLAITVCAVLGAAAMAQDAKNPSAPASGNGATLLFASEFDSANDFLQGMKWKTSWPLGAGVTSNATPGEMQIYVDVRKGDKIAPSPFSVTDSILTITARPTPGLPSPFTYTSGCLSTAGLFSFQYGYAEIRCQAPGGKGFWPTFWMMKWTRNWDDVVWPPEVDIFQASSRINNQYYPAVMSGTKNKPIEAGQFVDTGVDISEAMHVYGFEWTQDRMTWYFDGKPVMQKPSPAGTGVRMYLMLSLAAGDDGEWIGKPDGSTQAWRIDYVRVWDRKPR, encoded by the coding sequence ATGAGATGCCTTCTCGCTATTACCGTTTGTGCCGTGCTCGGCGCCGCGGCGATGGCTCAAGACGCGAAGAATCCTTCCGCGCCAGCGTCTGGCAACGGGGCGACGCTCTTGTTTGCCTCGGAATTCGACTCGGCCAACGACTTTTTACAAGGAATGAAATGGAAGACAAGCTGGCCGCTCGGCGCCGGCGTCACGAGCAACGCAACTCCCGGCGAAATGCAAATCTACGTCGACGTGCGCAAGGGGGACAAAATCGCTCCCTCGCCTTTCAGCGTCACGGATTCCATTCTCACGATCACCGCGCGCCCTACGCCCGGCCTGCCCAGCCCCTTTACGTACACGTCGGGCTGTCTGTCGACGGCGGGATTGTTTTCGTTTCAATACGGGTACGCGGAAATTCGCTGTCAGGCGCCGGGCGGCAAGGGTTTCTGGCCGACGTTTTGGATGATGAAGTGGACGCGCAACTGGGACGATGTCGTGTGGCCGCCCGAAGTCGATATTTTCCAGGCCAGCAGCCGCATCAACAATCAGTATTACCCGGCCGTGATGTCGGGCACGAAGAACAAGCCGATCGAGGCCGGCCAGTTCGTTGATACCGGGGTCGATATTTCTGAAGCGATGCACGTTTATGGCTTCGAATGGACCCAGGACCGGATGACCTGGTACTTCGACGGCAAGCCGGTGATGCAAAAGCCGTCTCCGGCCGGCACCGGCGTCCGGATGTACCTGATGCTGAGTCTGGCTGCGGGCGACGATGGGGAGTGGATCGGCAAGCCGGACGGCAGCACGCAAGCGTGGCGCATCGACTACGTGCGGGTTTGGGACCGAAAGCCGCGGTGA
- a CDS encoding DUF6687 family protein, whose protein sequence is MIERFLILDHEPPPADAERIIYCDGAGGTSFREGRDLDLSHWRPNRTPRRYQADTSTEICFRFLDRPPEEVPWTLAVNNHLDVDGMLSVYTLVHSGHALANRRTIVQAAEMGDFWSWGDPPAQRLFQGLTRLMNIRRGEGQPLHATYEEAFRRIPGLIAQTDPDSAEIEASLAPLRRGVELVAAGTILRVPRDRYFAHYVIPRSVVGDRVEEATYVPKFNERISARAILWPHARAHWDEQRMCLVSAEAADGWHHDLWYPGYLWADIVNRWMVWGLNYGDGMESYELDLPAFDSAIERLNAAETGAGKWMTGSRACPFSDAIQGQFPLAARTLDSRGAATPSTLEPETVAEVLGPVFADRDIL, encoded by the coding sequence ATGATTGAGCGATTTCTCATTCTCGATCATGAACCTCCTCCGGCGGACGCCGAGCGGATTATTTATTGCGACGGTGCGGGCGGCACAAGTTTCCGAGAGGGTCGCGACCTCGATCTGAGCCATTGGCGCCCCAATCGCACCCCGCGTCGATACCAGGCCGACACATCGACCGAGATTTGCTTTCGCTTTCTCGACCGTCCGCCCGAAGAAGTCCCATGGACGCTGGCGGTGAATAACCATCTGGACGTCGATGGCATGCTGTCGGTTTACACGCTGGTTCATAGCGGCCACGCGCTCGCGAATCGGCGCACGATTGTTCAAGCGGCCGAAATGGGGGATTTTTGGAGCTGGGGTGATCCCCCCGCCCAGCGATTGTTTCAAGGCCTGACGCGCTTGATGAACATCCGCCGTGGCGAGGGTCAGCCTCTCCATGCCACTTACGAAGAAGCTTTTCGCCGCATCCCGGGCCTCATCGCTCAAACCGATCCAGACAGCGCGGAAATCGAGGCGTCCCTCGCGCCGCTGCGGCGAGGCGTGGAACTCGTCGCCGCCGGAACCATTTTGCGCGTCCCACGTGACCGCTACTTCGCGCACTATGTGATTCCACGCTCGGTTGTTGGTGATCGGGTCGAGGAAGCGACCTATGTCCCCAAATTCAACGAGCGAATCTCGGCCCGGGCGATTCTGTGGCCGCACGCGCGCGCCCACTGGGATGAACAGCGCATGTGCCTGGTCTCGGCCGAAGCGGCCGATGGCTGGCATCACGACCTTTGGTACCCAGGTTATCTGTGGGCCGACATTGTGAATCGCTGGATGGTTTGGGGCTTGAACTACGGCGACGGCATGGAAAGCTATGAGCTCGACCTGCCGGCTTTCGATTCCGCGATCGAGCGGCTCAACGCCGCGGAGACCGGCGCCGGAAAATGGATGACAGGCAGCCGCGCCTGTCCCTTCAGCGACGCGATTCAGGGACAATTTCCTTTGGCGGCCAGGACTCTCGATTCGCGCGGCGCGGCGACGCCCAGCACGTTAGAGCCGGAAACGGTCGCTGAAGTTCTCGGGCCCGTCTTTGCCGACCGCGACATCCTTTAG
- a CDS encoding MgtC/SapB family protein, with protein sequence MSTVVGWDEIAVRLILTIVASALIGLDRGEHGRPAGLRTTILVGLAAAASMIQVNLLLGVAGKPHDSFIVMDLMRLPLGILSGMGFIGGGAILRRDKMVTGVTTAATLWFTTVMGLCFGGGQLLLGVAMLGTGLVVLLCLRWIEDRIHRDRRATLAVAMGENGPTEDQIREKLLAAQFKIVSLAVTRLPSSGARRIRCELIWHASPSDSRTPPLVDRLAALPGVKRVSWQP encoded by the coding sequence ATGTCGACCGTCGTCGGTTGGGACGAGATTGCTGTCCGCCTGATTTTAACCATTGTTGCCAGCGCACTGATCGGGCTCGATCGTGGCGAACATGGCCGGCCCGCGGGCTTGAGAACGACAATTCTCGTCGGGTTGGCGGCCGCCGCCTCCATGATTCAGGTCAACTTGCTGCTGGGGGTCGCCGGCAAGCCCCATGACTCGTTCATTGTCATGGACCTGATGCGCTTGCCGCTGGGCATTCTGTCGGGCATGGGGTTCATCGGCGGCGGCGCGATTCTGCGACGGGACAAAATGGTGACCGGTGTTACCACCGCCGCCACCTTGTGGTTCACCACCGTCATGGGCTTGTGCTTCGGCGGCGGGCAATTGCTGCTGGGCGTGGCCATGCTTGGGACCGGATTAGTCGTCTTGCTGTGCTTGAGGTGGATCGAAGACCGCATCCATCGCGATCGGCGGGCCACGCTCGCAGTCGCCATGGGCGAGAATGGACCAACCGAGGACCAGATCCGCGAAAAATTACTGGCCGCGCAATTCAAGATCGTATCGCTGGCCGTCACGCGCTTGCCGAGCTCCGGCGCCCGAAGGATACGTTGCGAGCTGATTTGGCACGCATCGCCAAGCGATTCCCGAACGCCGCCGCTCGTCGATCGCCTCGCCGCGCTGCCGGGCGTAAAGCGCGTCAGTTGGCAACCCTGA
- a CDS encoding DUF4112 domain-containing protein: MTTREISNVAIRPEVLRFRGKASPSMDAQISQLQRLADLMDTAFEVPGTGIRFGWDALIGLVPGLGDTITSLVALYVVGAASRMGVPRVTLLRMIANVGIDWLLGIVPLFGDLFDVYWKANQRNVAILRSQFSASTVERRRAKRADWAAMILLATLFACVVAGGALFVALAVKAIGFVFGL; the protein is encoded by the coding sequence ATGACTACCAGAGAGATCAGCAACGTCGCAATACGTCCCGAGGTCCTCCGGTTCCGCGGCAAAGCCAGCCCGTCGATGGATGCTCAGATTTCCCAGCTGCAGCGGCTGGCCGACCTGATGGACACCGCCTTCGAGGTGCCTGGCACGGGCATCCGTTTTGGATGGGACGCCTTGATCGGTCTCGTACCTGGCCTGGGCGATACGATCACGTCGCTAGTTGCGCTGTACGTTGTGGGGGCGGCCAGCCGGATGGGAGTGCCCCGTGTGACGTTGCTTCGCATGATCGCGAACGTGGGCATCGATTGGCTGCTGGGAATCGTTCCGTTGTTCGGCGATCTTTTCGACGTTTACTGGAAAGCCAATCAGCGGAATGTCGCCATCCTCCGCAGTCAGTTCTCCGCTTCGACGGTCGAGCGGCGCCGCGCCAAACGTGCCGACTGGGCAGCGATGATCCTGCTCGCCACGTTGTTTGCCTGCGTCGTGGCTGGCGGCGCCTTGTTCGTCGCTCTGGCCGTCAAGGCGATCGGTTTCGTTTTTGGACTGTGA
- a CDS encoding mechanosensitive ion channel domain-containing protein has product MATPSATLILRHRQPGGSAHFAGRALGALALLAVLAATLRADLAERRTIAAEIHDLSSDAATSGDKDKNDERLAQLQSLDALYVQIQTRRAERQRLEDQQKALERAAESHEKPQLDEPKPYSFLLYDSLQDQLAIEKDRAKALTAESKSIAKLLAAAHEALDQESGAENNAGKETAPPARPSDDLAIARQRAQVQLRALDVDLNKLRQAVCEAKQKELQAKIAIVHKDVRFSAADRDKQLATLSESEALLKGQRRQVERELQRIEGGNAALARPADASNELQTDNEQASNEQSNPPQHPRDAKAAGGRPVREAVDACQSQLVLLDERLEWLNRLRRVWRQRYDLANEKLNAARLQQWLDDETEFREDLNDAIRALENRRDTARTQRGSTNLVVERPENPPPAHEDAQSKAQRELRDARLGELAETCAATLLDAQATERILDRFHAELTDKLPEESTWGSAGQTISRLFHYPIAGEDDHTVTLGTLLVLLACVLAGVLFSWAFSRAMRDLVLKRFGLHRGKVDAVNSILFYALCFVFGFTAFRVLNVPLAAFAFLGGAAAIAVGFGSQDIMNNFMSGVILLAEQPIRVGDVARINGVTGVVMHIGMRSTRLRTESNYEVTVPNKALLDEQVTNFTLSDNMVQVSVVITLDRETKIAEAKENMLKVVFGHPVIVKSLQPLVLVKEIDNYWLTFEIRFWLQYQNFQQCAVVQSQIMEVIGDMYRPLTDEEKEAKRAAAPSIDRAGAESATESEAGADVAAGETLAEQTPRDEAADGVEVVAVGNANPQPANADVAPRGLDPAAKMMFRKLGRKIVKR; this is encoded by the coding sequence ATGGCTACCCCTTCAGCAACGCTCATTCTTCGGCACCGGCAACCGGGGGGCTCCGCGCATTTCGCGGGGCGCGCCCTGGGCGCGCTTGCACTCTTGGCCGTCCTGGCAGCGACGTTGCGGGCTGATCTTGCCGAGCGCCGCACAATCGCCGCCGAAATACACGATCTATCGTCAGATGCCGCGACATCCGGTGATAAGGACAAGAACGACGAGCGATTGGCTCAATTGCAGTCGCTTGATGCCCTCTACGTGCAGATTCAAACGCGACGTGCCGAGCGGCAGCGCCTGGAGGATCAACAAAAAGCTCTCGAGCGCGCCGCGGAGTCTCACGAAAAACCCCAACTCGACGAGCCGAAGCCCTATTCGTTTCTGCTCTACGACTCGCTTCAGGATCAGTTGGCGATCGAAAAGGATCGCGCCAAAGCTTTGACCGCAGAGAGCAAATCGATCGCCAAGCTATTGGCAGCCGCGCACGAGGCGCTCGACCAGGAAAGCGGCGCGGAAAACAACGCAGGAAAAGAGACTGCGCCGCCGGCTCGACCGTCCGACGATCTGGCGATTGCACGCCAGCGTGCGCAAGTCCAGTTGCGCGCGTTGGACGTGGATCTCAACAAGTTGCGCCAGGCGGTGTGCGAAGCCAAGCAAAAGGAGTTGCAGGCCAAGATCGCAATTGTCCACAAGGACGTAAGATTCTCCGCGGCCGACCGTGACAAGCAACTGGCAACATTATCTGAATCGGAAGCATTGCTCAAAGGGCAACGCCGCCAGGTCGAACGGGAACTGCAGCGGATCGAAGGGGGAAACGCTGCCTTGGCGCGCCCGGCCGATGCGTCGAACGAACTGCAGACTGACAATGAACAGGCGAGCAACGAGCAGAGTAACCCCCCGCAGCATCCTCGCGACGCGAAGGCCGCCGGCGGCCGGCCGGTACGCGAGGCGGTCGACGCTTGCCAAAGCCAGCTCGTGCTGTTGGACGAGCGCCTGGAATGGCTCAATCGGTTACGGCGCGTGTGGCGGCAACGCTACGATCTCGCCAATGAGAAGCTTAACGCGGCCCGCCTGCAGCAATGGTTGGACGACGAAACCGAATTCCGCGAGGACCTGAACGACGCGATTCGCGCGCTGGAGAATCGCCGCGATACGGCGCGCACGCAACGAGGGTCGACGAATCTGGTCGTCGAACGTCCTGAGAATCCTCCGCCTGCCCATGAAGACGCCCAAAGCAAGGCGCAGCGCGAGCTGCGCGATGCGCGCCTGGGCGAGTTGGCCGAGACATGCGCGGCGACGTTGCTCGACGCCCAAGCCACGGAACGAATTCTGGACCGCTTTCATGCCGAATTGACGGACAAACTGCCTGAGGAGAGCACCTGGGGATCGGCCGGCCAGACGATATCTCGGTTGTTCCATTACCCAATCGCCGGTGAAGATGACCATACCGTCACCCTAGGCACGCTGCTCGTGCTTTTAGCCTGCGTGCTGGCAGGCGTTCTGTTCTCGTGGGCTTTCAGTCGGGCCATGCGCGACCTGGTGCTCAAGCGCTTTGGTTTGCATCGAGGGAAAGTCGACGCGGTCAATTCGATCCTCTTCTATGCGCTCTGTTTCGTCTTCGGTTTCACGGCGTTTCGCGTGCTGAACGTGCCGCTCGCCGCCTTCGCGTTTCTGGGCGGAGCGGCGGCGATCGCCGTCGGTTTCGGCAGCCAGGACATCATGAATAATTTCATGAGTGGCGTGATCCTGCTGGCTGAACAACCAATCCGCGTCGGTGACGTTGCGCGCATCAATGGGGTGACGGGCGTGGTCATGCACATCGGCATGCGCAGCACGCGCTTGCGAACCGAATCGAACTACGAGGTCACCGTACCCAACAAGGCCCTGCTCGATGAGCAGGTAACCAATTTCACATTATCCGACAACATGGTACAGGTCTCGGTCGTGATCACGCTCGACCGCGAAACGAAAATCGCCGAAGCCAAGGAGAACATGTTAAAGGTGGTCTTCGGCCACCCGGTGATTGTCAAGTCTTTACAGCCCTTGGTGCTCGTCAAGGAGATCGACAACTACTGGCTGACGTTCGAAATCCGCTTCTGGCTGCAGTATCAGAACTTTCAACAGTGCGCGGTCGTGCAAAGCCAGATCATGGAAGTCATCGGCGATATGTATCGCCCGCTGACGGACGAAGAAAAGGAAGCCAAGCGGGCAGCGGCCCCAAGCATCGATAGGGCGGGAGCCGAATCTGCGACCGAGAGCGAAGCCGGCGCGGACGTCGCGGCGGGCGAAACACTTGCCGAGCAGACGCCGCGCGACGAAGCGGCTGACGGCGTCGAAGTAGTGGCCGTCGGCAACGCAAATCCGCAACCTGCCAATGCCGACGTCGCCCCCCGCGGCCTCGACCCAGCGGCCAAGATGATGTTTCGCAAGCTGGGACGAAAGATCGTCAAGCGTTAG